A window of Rhinolophus ferrumequinum isolate MPI-CBG mRhiFer1 chromosome X, mRhiFer1_v1.p, whole genome shotgun sequence contains these coding sequences:
- the RBBP7 gene encoding histone-binding protein RBBP7 isoform X3: MASKEMFEDTVEERVINEEYKIWKKNTPFLYDLVMTHALQWPSLTVQWLPEVTKPEGKDYALHWLVLGTHTSDEQNHLVVARVHIPNDDAQFDASHCDSEKGEFGGFGSVTGKIECEIKINHEGEVNRARYMPQNPHIIATKTPSSDVLVFDYTKHPAKPDPSGECNPDLRLRGHQKEGYGLSWNSNLSGHLLSASDDHTVCLWDINAGPKEGKIVDAKAIFTGHSAVVEDVAWHLLHESLFGSVADDQKLMIWDTRSNTTSKPSHLVDAHTAEVNCLSFNPYSEFILATGSADKTVALWDLRNLKLKLHTFESHKDEIFQVHWSPHNETILASSGTDRRLNVWDLSKIGEEQSAEDAEDGPPELLFIHGGHTAKISDFSWNPNEPWVICSVSEDNIMQIWQMAENIYNDEESDVTTSELEGQGS, from the exons ATGGCGAGTAAAGAGA TGTTTGAAGATACTGTGGAGGAGCGTGTCATCAATGAAGAATATAAAATCTGGAAGAAGAATACACCGTTTCTGTATGACCTGGTTATGACCCATGCTCTTCAGTGGCCAAGTCTTACCGTTCAGTGGCTTCCTGAAGTGACTAA ACCAGAAGGAAAGGATTATGCCCTTCATTGGCTAGTGCTGGGGACTCACACGTCTGATGAGCAGAATCACCTCGTGGTTGCTCGAGTCCATATTCCGAATGATGACGCGCAGTTTGATGCTTCCCACTGTGACAGTGAGAAGGGTG AATTTGGTGGCTTTGGTTCTGTGACAGGAAAAATtgaatgtgaaattaaaattaaccaCGAAGGAGAAGTCAACCGTGCTCGTTACATGCCGCAGAATCCTCACATCATTGCTACCAAAACTCCATCTTCGGACGTGCTGGTTTTTGACTATACAAAGCACCCTGCTAAGCCAG accCAAGTGGAGAATGTAATCCTGATCTTAGGTTAAGAGGCCACCAGAAGGAAGGCTATGGCCTTTCCTGGAATTCTAATTTGAGTGGACATCTCCTGAGTGCATCTGATGACCAT actGTCTGTCTGTGGGATATAAATGCAGGACCAAAGGAAGGCAAAATTGTGGATGCTAAAGCGATCTTTACCGGCCACTCGGCTGTTGTGGAGGACGTGGCCTGGCACCTGCTGCATGAGTCCCTGTTTGGCTCTGTCGCTGATGATCAGAAACTTATGAT ATGGGACACCAGGTCCAATACCACCTCCAAGCCGAGCCACCTGGTGGATGCGCACACCGCCGAGGTCAATTGCCTGTCATTCAATCCCTACAGCGAGTTCATTCTTGCAACTGGCTCTGCAGATAAG ACTGTGGCTTTATGGGATCTGcgcaatttaaaattaaaactccatACCTTTGAATCTCACAAAGATGAAATTTTCCAG GTCCACTGGTCTCCACATAACGAAACTATTCTGGCTTCAAGTGGTACTGATCGCCGCCTGAATGTGTGGGATTTAAG CAAAATTGGAGAAGAACAATCAGCAGAAGATGCAGAAGATGGGCCTCCAGAACTCCTG TTCATTCATGGAGGACACACTGCCAAGATATCAGATTTTAGCTGGAACCCCAATGAGCCTTGGGTCATTTGCTCAGTGTCTGAGGATAACATCATGCAGATATGGCAGATG gctgaaaatatttacaatgatgAAGAGTCAGATGTCACCACATCGGAACTGGAGGGGCAAGGATCTTAA
- the RBBP7 gene encoding histone-binding protein RBBP7 isoform X2, producing the protein MAAEAGFVGAEASCGGWRERVGGFLLHVDSSPWVGRGAPLRTGRHLRTVFEDTVEERVINEEYKIWKKNTPFLYDLVMTHALQWPSLTVQWLPEVTKPEGKDYALHWLVLGTHTSDEQNHLVVARVHIPNDDAQFDASHCDSEKGGKIECEIKINHEGEVNRARYMPQNPHIIATKTPSSDVLVFDYTKHPAKPDPSGECNPDLRLRGHQKEGYGLSWNSNLSGHLLSASDDHTVCLWDINAGPKEGKIVDAKAIFTGHSAVVEDVAWHLLHESLFGSVADDQKLMIWDTRSNTTSKPSHLVDAHTAEVNCLSFNPYSEFILATGSADKTVALWDLRNLKLKLHTFESHKDEIFQVHWSPHNETILASSGTDRRLNVWDLSKIGEEQSAEDAEDGPPELLFIHGGHTAKISDFSWNPNEPWVICSVSEDNIMQIWQMAENIYNDEESDVTTSELEGQGS; encoded by the exons ATGGCTGCCGAAGCCGGCTTTGTGGGAGCGGAGGCCTCTTGTGGGGGATGGAGGGAGCGGGTCGGTGGCTTTCTGCTACACGTGGATTCGTCTCCCTGGGTGGGTCGTGGAGCCCCTCTACGAACGGGTCGTCATCTTAGAACAG TGTTTGAAGATACTGTGGAGGAGCGTGTCATCAATGAAGAATATAAAATCTGGAAGAAGAATACACCGTTTCTGTATGACCTGGTTATGACCCATGCTCTTCAGTGGCCAAGTCTTACCGTTCAGTGGCTTCCTGAAGTGACTAA ACCAGAAGGAAAGGATTATGCCCTTCATTGGCTAGTGCTGGGGACTCACACGTCTGATGAGCAGAATCACCTCGTGGTTGCTCGAGTCCATATTCCGAATGATGACGCGCAGTTTGATGCTTCCCACTGTGACAGTGAGAAGGGTG GAAAAATtgaatgtgaaattaaaattaaccaCGAAGGAGAAGTCAACCGTGCTCGTTACATGCCGCAGAATCCTCACATCATTGCTACCAAAACTCCATCTTCGGACGTGCTGGTTTTTGACTATACAAAGCACCCTGCTAAGCCAG accCAAGTGGAGAATGTAATCCTGATCTTAGGTTAAGAGGCCACCAGAAGGAAGGCTATGGCCTTTCCTGGAATTCTAATTTGAGTGGACATCTCCTGAGTGCATCTGATGACCAT actGTCTGTCTGTGGGATATAAATGCAGGACCAAAGGAAGGCAAAATTGTGGATGCTAAAGCGATCTTTACCGGCCACTCGGCTGTTGTGGAGGACGTGGCCTGGCACCTGCTGCATGAGTCCCTGTTTGGCTCTGTCGCTGATGATCAGAAACTTATGAT ATGGGACACCAGGTCCAATACCACCTCCAAGCCGAGCCACCTGGTGGATGCGCACACCGCCGAGGTCAATTGCCTGTCATTCAATCCCTACAGCGAGTTCATTCTTGCAACTGGCTCTGCAGATAAG ACTGTGGCTTTATGGGATCTGcgcaatttaaaattaaaactccatACCTTTGAATCTCACAAAGATGAAATTTTCCAG GTCCACTGGTCTCCACATAACGAAACTATTCTGGCTTCAAGTGGTACTGATCGCCGCCTGAATGTGTGGGATTTAAG CAAAATTGGAGAAGAACAATCAGCAGAAGATGCAGAAGATGGGCCTCCAGAACTCCTG TTCATTCATGGAGGACACACTGCCAAGATATCAGATTTTAGCTGGAACCCCAATGAGCCTTGGGTCATTTGCTCAGTGTCTGAGGATAACATCATGCAGATATGGCAGATG gctgaaaatatttacaatgatgAAGAGTCAGATGTCACCACATCGGAACTGGAGGGGCAAGGATCTTAA
- the RBBP7 gene encoding histone-binding protein RBBP7 isoform X1, translating to MAAEAGFVGAEASCGGWRERVGGFLLHVDSSPWVGRGAPLRTGRHLRTVFEDTVEERVINEEYKIWKKNTPFLYDLVMTHALQWPSLTVQWLPEVTKPEGKDYALHWLVLGTHTSDEQNHLVVARVHIPNDDAQFDASHCDSEKGEFGGFGSVTGKIECEIKINHEGEVNRARYMPQNPHIIATKTPSSDVLVFDYTKHPAKPDPSGECNPDLRLRGHQKEGYGLSWNSNLSGHLLSASDDHTVCLWDINAGPKEGKIVDAKAIFTGHSAVVEDVAWHLLHESLFGSVADDQKLMIWDTRSNTTSKPSHLVDAHTAEVNCLSFNPYSEFILATGSADKTVALWDLRNLKLKLHTFESHKDEIFQVHWSPHNETILASSGTDRRLNVWDLSKIGEEQSAEDAEDGPPELLFIHGGHTAKISDFSWNPNEPWVICSVSEDNIMQIWQMAENIYNDEESDVTTSELEGQGS from the exons ATGGCTGCCGAAGCCGGCTTTGTGGGAGCGGAGGCCTCTTGTGGGGGATGGAGGGAGCGGGTCGGTGGCTTTCTGCTACACGTGGATTCGTCTCCCTGGGTGGGTCGTGGAGCCCCTCTACGAACGGGTCGTCATCTTAGAACAG TGTTTGAAGATACTGTGGAGGAGCGTGTCATCAATGAAGAATATAAAATCTGGAAGAAGAATACACCGTTTCTGTATGACCTGGTTATGACCCATGCTCTTCAGTGGCCAAGTCTTACCGTTCAGTGGCTTCCTGAAGTGACTAA ACCAGAAGGAAAGGATTATGCCCTTCATTGGCTAGTGCTGGGGACTCACACGTCTGATGAGCAGAATCACCTCGTGGTTGCTCGAGTCCATATTCCGAATGATGACGCGCAGTTTGATGCTTCCCACTGTGACAGTGAGAAGGGTG AATTTGGTGGCTTTGGTTCTGTGACAGGAAAAATtgaatgtgaaattaaaattaaccaCGAAGGAGAAGTCAACCGTGCTCGTTACATGCCGCAGAATCCTCACATCATTGCTACCAAAACTCCATCTTCGGACGTGCTGGTTTTTGACTATACAAAGCACCCTGCTAAGCCAG accCAAGTGGAGAATGTAATCCTGATCTTAGGTTAAGAGGCCACCAGAAGGAAGGCTATGGCCTTTCCTGGAATTCTAATTTGAGTGGACATCTCCTGAGTGCATCTGATGACCAT actGTCTGTCTGTGGGATATAAATGCAGGACCAAAGGAAGGCAAAATTGTGGATGCTAAAGCGATCTTTACCGGCCACTCGGCTGTTGTGGAGGACGTGGCCTGGCACCTGCTGCATGAGTCCCTGTTTGGCTCTGTCGCTGATGATCAGAAACTTATGAT ATGGGACACCAGGTCCAATACCACCTCCAAGCCGAGCCACCTGGTGGATGCGCACACCGCCGAGGTCAATTGCCTGTCATTCAATCCCTACAGCGAGTTCATTCTTGCAACTGGCTCTGCAGATAAG ACTGTGGCTTTATGGGATCTGcgcaatttaaaattaaaactccatACCTTTGAATCTCACAAAGATGAAATTTTCCAG GTCCACTGGTCTCCACATAACGAAACTATTCTGGCTTCAAGTGGTACTGATCGCCGCCTGAATGTGTGGGATTTAAG CAAAATTGGAGAAGAACAATCAGCAGAAGATGCAGAAGATGGGCCTCCAGAACTCCTG TTCATTCATGGAGGACACACTGCCAAGATATCAGATTTTAGCTGGAACCCCAATGAGCCTTGGGTCATTTGCTCAGTGTCTGAGGATAACATCATGCAGATATGGCAGATG gctgaaaatatttacaatgatgAAGAGTCAGATGTCACCACATCGGAACTGGAGGGGCAAGGATCTTAA